From a region of the Micropterus dolomieu isolate WLL.071019.BEF.003 ecotype Adirondacks linkage group LG21, ASM2129224v1, whole genome shotgun sequence genome:
- the dock8 gene encoding dedicator of cytokinesis protein 8 isoform X2, which produces MSSVGSADRRAFALKINRHSSAEIRRNFSGNYGFNHTRTNSSASATVYLTVPQSYEAVEPLDLEEFLMSQLKSGDSALMHELGDFPDDDLKVEHVEKECRTVRHSVPEDGVELDAHVRDCVKSYTQPWLVVSRRCQGDGWSTYSERAGLHKRLQKQTFEYDVQPENPQQKPVKSPTLVGLSDDSGRTLTSSDFNLRFLTPDKRVEGLLAYSSHEELDRINQDARQGTRLPELFALYPPADEEDAVEIRPIPDCPKEHTGDRILVRCQTIKFEIDIEPIFATMALYDLKEKKKISENFYFDLNSDQFKNFLKPHTPHVDPSSLARSAIFSITYPAPDIYLVIKIEKVLQQGEISDCADPYITMKECDSTKNKDKLEKLRGQAEMFCQRLGRYRMPFAWTTVNIMEVVSTAAIDRDVTDSDSLKGGKSSSIDRRAQLPRRNSERYNTIDDQFCTISAFKPATITLSPIFKQEGDRLSDEDLLKFLAEIKKTSTPQRRFKTIPGSIKLDMSPVHVTPSACLSTELIPLIPVAEKNTRLTKEVLEFPSSEVYVPHSIYRNLLYVYPQRLNFVNRLTSSRNISIKIQFMSGEDPACSMPVIFGKSNGPEFLQEVYTPVTYHNKSPDFYEEVKLSLPARLTERHHLLFTFYHISCQQKQNQSGSCETLIGYSWLPILNNDRLQTGQFCLPIVLERLPVNYSMHTPEKLPPQAPPVKWMESHKGLFNLEIQAVSSVHTQDNHLQRFFTLCHALEGGATFPLRVREEKIPENKLEHELKLSIISLSSSSLEPLVLFLHLVLDKLFTLIMQPMVIAGQTANLAQIAFESVVSIVNSLHNSQELTRDQQGRNSLLATYLYWVFRLPDPPQDMQNAGSGSMIPSAESRYSTMGRATAATVGSMLLQSRIRSSSNPDIPGPHTSAEDAEVKNIFSAKGHNNPGSRMSTYVDVSNHQNPTGSTRPSNRKFHEELALQMVVSTGVCRENAYKYAWFFFELLVKSMAQHVSQLDKHSVPRRSRFSDRFKDDITTIVSVVTAEIGTILVKQHKEVEQAEKVNISLAFFLYDLLSLMDRGFVFQLVKNYCNQMSAKSVSMPTLISMRLEFLRILCSHEHYLNLSLFFSGPSSAPTSPCPSISSQSSGSCSFQEQQRILGLFELSQEFKQQHYLTGLLLTELSAALDMESEGGKVQRKAINAICSLLCSHDLDQRCDKPEVRAKVAGLYLSLVGIIIDSTNYLDFTVSDTRGGKNKMGGPVDDLENVPPINQSVAMAIAGNPFNTLGRNVLVSMASMQGKSIATLAADTSRHLLVCFLWVMKNADRNLIQRWTIEMPPSQLNKLLELLTICVSCFEYRGKQSTDKVSTQALQKSHQAKMQLEEALLRGTGARGEMMKRVGGMDRTMGQRENLRWRKDLTQWRQTNDKQDKTKAELDQEALISGNLATEANLIVLDLLETIVQAVPLTECKDSLVGGVLKVLLHSLTCNQSTTFLSHTFSTLRALVVKFGDLLFEEEAEQCADLCQKVLQYCSSPVDENRSQACATLYLIMRYSYSNASNFSRVKMQVTMSLASLVGKSSDFQEEYLRRSLRTILAYAEEDTEMQNTQLPSQVDELLRNLNSILSDTVKMREFQEDPEMLMDLMYRIAKGYQTSPDLRLTWLQNMAEKHNNRKCFTESAMCLVHAAALVAEYLSMLEDHKYLPVGSVTFQNISPNVLEESAVSDDILSPDEDGVCSGRYFTESGLVGLLEQAAELFSNGGLFEAVNEVYKIIIPILEAHRDFRKLASTHDKLHRAFDNIIQKGHKRMFGTYFRVGFYGAKFGDLDEREFIYKEPGITHLPEISHRLENFYSQCFGEDTLVMIKDSTPVDRKQLNPSKAYIQITYVEPFFDDYEMKDRLTNFEKNFNLRRFMYTTPFTKSGRPRGELNEQYKRKTILTTMHAFPYVKTRINVIQKEEFDLTPIEVAIEDMQKKTRELAVATHREQPDAKMLQMLLQGSVGATVNQGPLEVAQVFLNEIPADPKLFRHHNKLRLCFKEFIMRCGEAVEKNKHLITLDQKEYQQELKKNYNRLRESLRPMLERKIPELYKPIIRPRLENRDSFKRLSFRRAPEENS; this is translated from the exons CCTCAGTCGTATGAAGCAGTGGAGCCGCTGGACCTGGAGGAGTTCCTGATGTCACAATTAAAAAGTGGAGACTCAGCCCTGATGCATGAACTTGGAGACTTCCCCGACGATGACCTGAAGGTGGAGCATGTGGAGAAAGAGTGTCGCACTGTTCGACACTCTGTCCCCGAAGATGG AGTGGAGTTGGATGCACATGTGAGAGACTGTGTAAAGAGTTACACCCAGCCGTGGCTTGTGGTCTCCAGAAG gtgccAGGGGGATGGCTGGAGCACATATTCGGAGCGAGCAGGCCTACACAAACGCCTTCAGAAGCAGACCTTTGAGTATGACGTCCAGCCCGAGAACCCACAGCAGAAGCCA GTCAAGTCTCCAACTCTAGTGGGGCTGAGTGATGACTCTGGCCGCACACTGACCTCCTCCGACTTTAACTTGCGGTTTTTGACCCCGGACAAGAGAGTGGAGGGGCTGCTGGCCTACAGCAGCCACGAGGAGCTGGACCGCATCAACCAGGATGCACGGCAGGGGACCAGACTACCCGAGCTGTTTGCTCTGTACCCACCGGCCGATGAG GAAGATGCCGTAGAGATCCGGCCCATCCCTGACTGCCCCAAAGAACACACTGGAGACCGCATCCTGGTCCGATGCCAGACCATCAA GTTTGAGATTGACATTGAGCCCATATTTGCCACTATGGCCTTGTATGAcctgaaagagaagaaaaag ATATCAGAGAATTTCTACTTTGATTTGAACTCAGATCAGTTTAAGAATTTCTTGAAACCTCACACTCCACATGTGGATCCGTCCTCCCTGGCCCGATCTGCCATCTTCTCCATCACCTATCCTGCTCCAGATATCTACCTGGTCATCAAG ATTGAAAAGGTTCTCCAGCAGGGAGAGATCAGTGACTGTGCTGACCCGTACATAACAATGAAGGAATGTGACTCTACAAAG AACAAGGACAAGCTTGAGAAGCTGCGAGGTCAGGCGGAGATGTTCTGCCAGAGGCTGGGCCGCTATCGCATGCCCTTCGCCTGGACAACCGTTAATATCATGGAGGTTGTCTCCACTGCTGCGATAGACCGCGATGTCACCGACTCTGACAGCTTAAAAGGag GTAAATCTAGCAGCATTGACCGGAGAGCACAGCTTCCCAGGAGGAATTCTGAACGTTACAATACCATTGATGATCAATTTTGTACCATTTCTGCGTTCAAACCTGCCACCATCACTCTCAGCCCCATCTTCAAACAG gAGGGAGATCGTTTGAGTGATGAGGACTTGCTcaagttcttggctgagatcaAGAAAACCTCCACTCCACAGAGGAGATTCAAGACAATACCAG GTTCCATAAAACTAGACATGTCTCCAGTCCACGTCACGCCATCGGCATGTTTGTCCACTGAACTCATCCCTCTGATACCTGTGGCAGAGAAGAATACTCGGCTGACCAAAGAGGTGCTGGAGTTTCCATCCAGTGAGGTTTATGTCCCCCACAGCATTTACAG GAACCTGCTCTATGTCTACCCCCAGAGGCTAAACTTTGTTAACAGGCTTACATCATCAAGAAACATCTCCATCAAAATCCAGTTTATGAGTGGAGAGGACCCGGCCTGCTCCATGCCT GTCATTTTTGGGAAATCAAATGGCCCTGAATTTTTACAGGAAGTCTACACCCCTGTTACCTACCATAACAA GTCCCCAGACTTCTATGAGGAAGTGAAGCTGTCTCTTCCTGCCCGTCTGACGGAGAGACATCACTTGCTGTTCACCTTCTACCACATCAGCTGCCAGCAGAAACAGAACCAGAGCGGCAGCTGTGAGACGCTCATTGGATACTCT TGGCTGCCCATCTTGAATAATGACCGACTGCAGACTGGTCAGTTCTGTCTGCCCATTGTCTTGGAGCGACTGCCTGTCAACTATTCAATGCACACGCCTGAG AAACTTCCTCCTCAGGCCCCGCCAGTCAAGTGGATGGAGAGTCACAAAGGACTTTTCAACCTTGAGATACAGGCTGTGTcatctgtacacacacaa GACAACCACCTGCAGCGTTTCTTCACCCTCTGCCATGCCCTGGAGGGTGGCGCTACATTCCCGCTGCGGGTCAGGGAGGAGAAGATTCCAGAGAACAAGCTGGAGCATGAGCTGAAGCTCAGCATcatctccctgtcctcctccagTTTAGAGCCTCTggtcctcttcctccatctggTGCTGGATAAACTCTTCACTCTCATCATGCAGCCCATGGTCATCGCTGGCCAAACCG CCAATCTGGCTCAGATAGCCTTCGAATCAGTGGTGTCTATTGTCAACAGTCTTCATAACAGTCAGGAGCTTACCAGGGACCAGCAGGGTAGGAACAGCCTCTTGGCGACTTACCTTTACTGGGTGTTTCGCTTGCCTGATCCCCCTCAAGACATGCAGAATGCAG GTTCAGGGAGTATGATACCTTCTGCCGAGAGCCGTTACAGCACCATGGGTCGGGCCACAGCAGCCACAGTTGGCAGTATGCTTCTCCAGTCCAGAAtccgcagcagcagcaacccTGACATACCCGGTCCACATACCTCTGCTGAAGATGCTGAAGTCAAAAACATCTTTTCTGCCAAG ggcCACAACAACCCAGGCAGCCGCATGTCCACCTATGTGGACGTGAGCAACCACCAGAACCCGACAGGAAGCACCAGGCCCTCTAACAGAAAG TTTCATGAGGAGCTGGCCCTGCAGATGGTCGTCAGCACTGGGGTCTGCAGAGAGAACGCATACAAATATGCCTGGTTCTTCTTTGAGCTATTG gtgaaaagcaTGGCTCAGCATGTGTCTCAGCTCGACAAGCACAGTGTCCCTCGAAGAAGTCGCTTCTCTGACCGATTTAAAGATGACATCACCACCATTGTCTCTGTGGTCACAGCTGAGATTGGGACCATCCTTGTCAAACAACATAAA GAGGTAGAACAAGCGGAGAAAGTCAACATCAGCCTGGCCTTCTTCCTCTATGACCTGCTGTCTCTGATGGACCGAGGGTTTGTCTTTCAGCTGGTGAAAAACTACTGCAACCAG ATGTCAGCTAAGAGCGTGTCAATGCCAACGTTGATCAGCATGCGTCTGGAGTTCCTGCGAATCCTGTGCAGTCATGAGCACTACCTCAACCTGAGCCTCTTCTTCAGCGGGCCTTCCTCCGCTCCCACATCACCGTGTCCATCTATCTCCTCGCAG AGCTCCGGCTCGTGTAGTTTCCAGGAGCAGCAGAGGATCTTGGGGCTGTTTGAGCTTTCTCAGGAATTCAAGCAGCAGCACTACCTTACCGGTCTGCTGCTGACAGAGCTCAGCGCCGCCCTAGACATGGAGTCAGAGGG GGGAAAGGTCCAGAGAAAGGCCATCAATGCCATCTGCAGCCTGCTGTGTTCCCATGATCTTGACCAGCGCTGTGATAAACCTGAGGTCAGAGCCAAGGTGGCTGGCCTCTACCTCTCCCTGGTGGGGATCATCATTGATTCCACCAACTATCTGGACTTCACAG TTTCTGACACGCGCGGTGGTAAAAACAAGATGGGCGGACCCGTGGATGACCTTGAAAATGTCCCACCCATAAATCAGTCTGTAGCTATGGCGATTGCCGGGAATCCCTTCAACACGCTCGGACGGAATGTTCTCGTTTCTATGGCATCGATG CAAGGTAAATCCATAGCCACCCTGGCAGCAGACACCAGTCGCCACCTGttggtgtgttttctgtgggtgaTGAAGAACGCTGATAGGAATCTGATTCAGCGCTGGACTATAGAAATGCCTCCCTCGCAGCTCAACAAGCTGCTGGAGCTCCTCACTATCTGTGTGTCCTGCTTTGAGTATAGG ggTAAGCAGAGCACTGACAAAGTGAGCACCCAGGCCTTACAGAAATCTCATCAGGCCAAGATGCAGCTGGAAGAAGCCCTCTTGAGAGGAACGGGAGCCCGCGGGGAAATGATGAAACGAGTTGGAG GAATGGATAGGACCATGGGCCAAAGAGAGAACCTACGATGGAGGAAAGACCTCACTCAGTGGAGACAGACCAATGACAAACAGGATAA GACTAAAGCAGAGTTGGACCAGGAGGCTCTGATTAGTGGAAACTTAGCCACAGAGGCTAACCTCATAGTGCTGGACCTGCTGGAAACCATTGTACAG GCAGTGCCATTGACTGAGTGTAAGGACAGCCTGGTTGGCGGGGTGTTGAAGGTGTTGCTCCACTCTCTCACCTGCAACCAGAGTACCACTTTCCTCTCTCACACCTTCAGCACACTTAGAGCGCTTGTTGTCAAG TTTGGGGACCTGTTGTttgaggaggaggcggagcagTGTGCAGACCTGTGCCAGAAGGTGCTTCAGTACTGCAGCAGCCCTGTCGATGAGAACAGGAGCCAGGCCTGTGCCACCCTCTATCTCATCATGAGATATAGCTACAGCAATGCCAgt AACTTCTCAAGAGTGAAAATGCAGGTCACCATGTCTCTGGCCTCGCTGGTGGGCAAGTCCTCAGACTTCCAGGAGGAATACTTACGACGCTCACTCCGCACCATCCTGGCCTACGCGGAGGAGGACACGGAGATGCAGAACACTCAGCTGCCCTCACAG GTGGATGAGCTTCTAAGAAACCTTAACAGTATTTTGTCAGACACGGTGAAGATGAGGGAGTTCCAGGAAGATCCCGAGATGCTCATGGACCTCATGTacag GATAGCGAAGGGCTACCAGACTTCTCCTGACCTCCGTCTGACCTGGCTGCAGAACATGGCAGAAAAGCACAACAACAGGAAGTGTTTCACTGAGTCGGCTATGTGTCTGGTCCACGCCGCTGCCCTGGTGGCCGAGTATCTCAGCATGCTAGAGGATCACAAGTATCTGCCTGTTGGCAGCGTCACTTTCCAG AACATCTCCCCCAACGTGCTGGAGGAGTCGGCAGTGTCAGATGACATCCTGTCCCCCGACGAGGATGGGGTGTGTTCGGGACGCTACTTCACTGAGAGCGGCCTGGTGGGATTGCTTGAACAGGCTGCTGAGCTCTTCAGCAAT GGTGGTCTCTTCGAGGCAGTGAATGAGGTCTACAAGATCATCATTCCAATCCTGGAGGCTCACAGAGATTTCAGAAAACTGGCATCAACTCATGACAAACTACACAGAGCATTTGATAACATCATTCAGAAG GGCCATAAGAGGATGTTTGGAACCTATTTCCGGGTGGGTTTTTATGGGGCTAAGTTTGGCGACCTGGACGAACGGGAATTCATTTACAAGGAGCCAGGGATCACACATCTGCCTGAGATATCACACAGGCTAGAG AACTTCTACAGTCAGTGTTTTGGAGAGGACACGTTGGTGATGATCAAGGACTCTACACCAGTGGACAGAAAACAACTCAACCCCAGCAAA GCATATATCCAGATCACATATGTGGAGCCCTTCTTTGATGACTATGAGATGAAAGACCGGCTGACAAACTTTGAGAAGAACTTCAACCTGCGCCGCTTCATGTACACCACGCCCTTCACCAAGAGCGGGAGGCCGAGGGGTGAACTCAACGAGCAGTACAAGAGGAAGACCATCCTCACCACTATGCATGCCTTCCCCTACGTCAAGACCCGCATCAATGTCATCCAGAAAGAGGAG tTCGACCTGACTCCTATTGAAGTCGCCATAGAGGACATGCAGAAGAAGACTAGAGAGCTAGCAGTTGCCACACATAGAGAACAGCCTGATGCAAAGATGTTACAGATGCTTCTACAAGGTTCTGTGGGAGCCACAGTTAACCAG GGCCCATTGGAGGTGGCCCAGGTCTTCCTGAATGAGATCCCAGCGGACCCGAAGCTCTTCCGTCACCACAATAAGCTGCGCCTGTGTTTCAAAGAGTTTATAATGAG GTGTGGTGAGGCAGTTGAGAAGAATAAGCACCTGATCACGTTGGACCAGAAAGAGTACcagcaggagctgaagaagaACTACAACCGCCTGAGAGAGAGCCTGAGGCCCATGCTGGAGAGGAAGATTCCCGAGCTCTACAAACCCATCATCAGGCCTCGGCTGgagaacag GGATTCCTTTAAACGTCTAAGTTTCCGCAGAGCTCCGGAGGAAAACTCCTGA